Proteins co-encoded in one Corylus avellana chromosome ca9, CavTom2PMs-1.0 genomic window:
- the LOC132191909 gene encoding dehydration-responsive element-binding protein 1D-like — translation MLLEPACGKQKRKAGRKKFQETRHPVYQGVRQRNGKWVCELRQPNKKSRVWLGTFSSPDMAASRAYDVAALALKGESASLNFPEAASALPRVKSSFSIRDIQCAALEAAEAFSNDVKVKPSSASSSSSVGLSIPCSEKVPRASRKSFMDEEELFNMPGLLDSMAEGLIVTPPAMQKGFNWDDLENTVDLTLWSD, via the coding sequence ATGCTACTCGAGCCGGCTTGTGGGAAGCAAAAGAGAAAGGCGGGAAGGAAGAAGTTTCAGGAGACGCGCCACCCGGTCTACCAGGGCGTCCGGCAAAGGAATGGCAAGTGGGTGTGTGAGCTGAGGCAACCGAACAAGAAATCTCGCGTGTGGCTCGGGACCTTTTCTAGCCCGGACATGGCTGCTAGCAGGGCTTACGACGTAGCTGCCTTGGCTCTCAAGGGAGAGTCCGCTTCGTTGAATTTTCCTGAAGCGGCGAGTGCTTTACCGCGCGTTAAATCGTCGTTTTCCATAAGGGATATACAGTGTGCTGCTTTGGAGGCTGCAGAGGCATTTTCCAATGATGTAAAAGTAAAACCATCTTCTGCTTCCTCGTCCTCGTCAGTTGGCTTGTCCATTCCATGCTCAGAGAAGGTTCCCAGAGCTTCTAGAAAATCGTTTATGGACGAGGAGGAGTTGTTTAACATGCCGGGGTTACTTGACAGCATGGCGGAGGGGTTGATCGTCACCCCGCCGGCCATGCAGAAGGGGTTTAATTGGGATGATTTGGAAAATACTGTGGACCTCACTCTGTGGAGTGACTga